A genomic segment from Aspergillus puulaauensis MK2 DNA, chromosome 1, nearly complete sequence encodes:
- a CDS encoding glycoside hydrolase family 16 protein (CAZy:GH16;~COG:G;~EggNog:ENOG410PK1Z;~InterPro:IPR000757,IPR013320;~SECRETED:SignalP(1-20);~go_function: GO:0004553 - hydrolase activity, hydrolyzing O-glycosyl compounds [Evidence IEA];~go_process: GO:0005975 - carbohydrate metabolic process [Evidence IEA]), producing the protein MRITSTLFPVVGLAAGLASAAYVLQDDYSPDVFFDKFDFFTDSDPTNGHVKYVDRDTAQSGELISTGSSIHMGVDHTNNAPDGRQSVRLSSTQTYHHGLFILDLGHLPTGCGTWPAFWILGPDWPNGGEVDIIEGVNDATQNQMALHTSDGCSIDDSGFSGSLLTSNCFVNAEGQDNNAGCGIQSDSTESYGAGFNSGSGGVYATEWTGDAISVWFFPRSSIPEDIGSGNPDPSSWGTPSGKFAGSCDIESHFGDMQIIFDITFCGDWAGAVWGSGTCSANNGGSCEDFVSNNPAAFEEAYWDINSLKVYQDGAASKRGVEVERPKARGFPRKSLRARAGTL; encoded by the exons ATGCGCATTACCTCTACCTTGTTCCCAGTCGTGGGCCTAGCAGCTGGTCTCGCTAGTGCTGCCTATGTACTCCAGGACGATTATAGTCCTGATGTGTTTTTTGACAAGTTTGATTTCTTTACTGACAGCGACCCGACCAATGGTCATGTCAAATATGTGGATCGAGACACTGCGCAGAGCGGAGAGTTGATCTCTACCGGCTCTTCAATTCATATGGGTGTGGACCACACCAATAACGCTCCCGATGGACGCCAGAGTGTGCGTCTATCTAGCACCCAAACCTACCACCATggtctcttcatcctcgatctAGGCCATCTGCCCACCGGCTGTGGTACCTGGCCCGCTTT CTGGATCCTTGGTCCCGACTGGCCCAATGGCGGCGAGGTCGACATCATCGAGGGCGTCAACGACGCCACCCAAAATCAAATGGCCCTGCACACCAGCGATGGCTGCAGCATCGACGACTCCGGCTTCTCAGGGAGCCTCCTCACCTCCAACTGCTTCGTCAACGCGGAGGGCCAGGATAACAACGCTGGCTGCGGTATCCAGTCCGATAGCACCGAATCCTACGGGGCCGGTTTCAACTCTGGCAGTGGCGGCGTCTACGCAACCGAATGGACCGGAGACGCAATCTCAGTCTGGTTCTTCCCTCGCTCTTCCATCCCCGAAGACATTGGGTCTGGAAACCCAGACCCGTCTTCCTGGGGAACACCGTCGGGAAAATTTGCTGGCAGCTGCGACATAGAGTCCCACTTCGGGGATATGCAGATCATCTTCGACATCACCTTCTGCGGTGACTGGGCCGGCGCCGTTTGGGGGAGTGGTACTTGCTCAGCTAACAACGGCGGGAGCTGCGAGGACTTTGTCTCGAATAACCCGGCCGCATTTGAGGAGGCATACTGGGATATCAACTCCCTGAAGGTCTACCAGGACGGAGCTGCGTCGAAGCGTGGTGTCGAGGTTGAGCGCCCCAAGGCTCGCGGGTTCCCGCGTAAGTCATTGAGGGCTCGGGCTGGAACCCTCTGA
- a CDS encoding putative transcription factor (Snd1/p100) (COG:K;~EggNog:ENOG410PHEC;~InterPro:IPR002999,IPR016685,IPR016071,IPR035437;~PFAM:PF00567,PF00565;~go_component: GO:0016442 - RISC complex [Evidence IEA];~go_process: GO:0031047 - gene silencing by RNA [Evidence IEA]) — protein MPLEARVKSVLSGDTVVLSHVTNPGQERVLSLAYISAPRLRREGDEPYAFQSREFLRELLVGKVVQFQTLYTVPNSQREYGKIKLPSFEVTLPEISVQEGWSRVREEAGKRSDDTEETVAMLERLRGLEDHARTEGKGVWAATDGRIETTYELADGKSLVDEWKDKHLEAIVERVLTGDRLVLRLLVDPEEHLQVVAVVGGVRAPATKRTSADGKEQPAEPYGEEAQQFVESRLLQRKVQVALLGVTPQGQLIATVLHPNGNVAKFLLESGLARCHDHHSPLLGAEMATFRRAEKVAKDGRKGLFTGLVASKDPAGGAAEQDYIVGRVLNADTLFLRNKAGQEKKISLSSIRQPKPSDPNQAPFAADAKEFLRKKIIGKHVKVTINGKKPATEGYEQREVATVVLGNTNIALALVQTGYASVIRHRQDDDDRSPEYDDLLIAEAEAQKDGKGMWSSKPPKVKQYQDYSESVQKAKMEVSILQRQKRVPAVVDFVKSGSRFTVLVPRENAKLTLVLSGIRAPRSARNPGDASEPFGNEAHELANRRCMQRDVEIDVETIDKVGGFIGTLYVNKENFTKVLLEEGFATVHAYSAEQSGHATEYFAAEQRAKEARKGLWHDWDPSKEAEEEEEEAANGSAVEAETTSRRKDYRDVIVTYVDPATARVKLQQIGTGTSALTELMSAFRSFHLNKANEKPLPGPPKAGEFVAAKFTEDDEWYRAKVRRNDREKQQAEVVYIDFGNSEVLPWSRLRPLSQPQFSTQTLRPQAVDAVLSFLQFPVSPDYLQDAVAFLEEQTYNRELVANVDYVAPEGTLHVTLLDPSDSKNLDQSINSEISREGLAMIPRKLKAWERAAGETLSNLRALEDEAKQERRGMWEYGDLTED, from the exons ATGCCTCTTGAAGCTCGCGTGAAGTCAGTTCTGTCTGGCGACACAGTTGTTTTGTCGCATGTCACCAACCCTGGACAAGAGCGTGTTCTGAGTCTCGCATACATCTCAGCACCAAGACTGCGGAGAGAGGGAGATGAG CCTTACGCTTTCCAATCCCGTGAATTTCTCCGCGAGCTTCTCGTTGGAAAGGTGGTCCAGTTCCAAACCCTGTATACTGTTCCGAACTCGCAACGCGAATATGGAAAAATCAAACTTCCCAGCTTCGAAGTGACATTGCCCGAGATCAGCGTCCAAGAGGGATGGAGCCGCGTCCGCGAGGAAGCCGGCAAGCGAAGCGATGACACAGAAGAAACCGTTGCGATGCTCGAACGACTCCGCGGGCTAGAAGATCACGCCAGAACTGAAGGAAAGGGTGTCTGGGCCGCGACTGACGGTCGCATCGAAACTACCTACGAGCTGGCAGATGGCAAATCTCTGGTGGACGAATGGAAAGATAAGCACTTGGAGGCCATTGTCGAGAGAGTCTTGACCGGCGACCGCCTGGTTCTGAGACTTCTTGTTGACCCAGAGGAACACCTTCAGGTTGTCGCtgtggttggtggtgttagAGCGCCTGCAACCAAGCGGACGAGTGCCGATGGCAAAGAGCAGCCTGCTGAGCCATACGGTGAGGAGGCGCAGCAGTTTGTTGAATCGAGACTTCTGCAACGCAAGGTCCAGGTGGCCCTTTTGGGCGTCACCCCACAAGGTCAACTCATCGCAACTGTCCTCCACCCGAATGGAAACGTTGCCAAGTTCCTCCTTGAGTCTGGCCTTGCCCGTTGCCACGACCAccactctcctctccttgGTGCTGAAATGGCAACGTTCCGCCGCGCGGAGAAGGTCGCTAAGGATGGCCGAAAGGGCCTCTTCACCGGTCTTGTCGCTTCTAAGGATCCTGCTGGCGGGGCCGCTGAGCAGGACTACATCGTTGGTCGTGTGCTCAACGCGGACACTCTCTTCCTAAGGAATAAGGCAggccaggagaagaagattagCCTAAGCAGCATTCGTCAACCGAAGCCGTCTGACCCCAACCAAGCTCCGTTTGCCGCTGACGCGAAGGAATTTCTGCGTAAGAAGATCATCGGAAAGCACGTCAAGGTTACCATCAACGGCAAGAAGCCTGCTACGGAAGGTTACGAACAGAGAGAAGTGGCCACTGTAGTCCTCGGTAACACAAACATTGCCCTGGCTCTCGTGCAAACGGGTTATGCCTCTGTTATCCGTCACCgccaggacgatgacgaccgaTCTCCCGAATATGATGACCTCCTGATtgccgaagctgaagctcAGAAGGATGGAAAGGGCATGTGGTCGTCTAAGCCTCCCAAGGTTAAGCAGTACCAGGACTACTCCGAAAGTGTGCAGAAGGCCAAGATGGAGGTTTCTATTCTCCAGCGTCAGAAGCGGGTCCCTGCTGTCGTCGACTTCGTGAAGTCAGGATCCCGGTTCACTGTTCTTGTTCCCCGTGAGAATGCCAAGTTGACTTTGGTCCTTTCTGGTATCCGTGCTCCCCGATCAGCTCGTAACCCCGGCGATGCTTCTGAGCCCTTCGGGAATGAAGCACACGAGCTGGCAAACCGACGCTGCATGCAGCGTGACGTTGAAATTGATGTTGAGACCATCGACAAAGTCGGTGGTTTCATCGGTACGCTCTATGTGAATAAGGAAAACTTCACTAAGGTTCTACTCGAAGAGGGTTTTGCTACTGTTCATGCTTACTCTGCAGAGCAGTCTGGCCACGCGACGGAATACTTCGCCGCTGAACAACGGGCTAAGGAAGCCCGTAAGGGTCTCTGGCACGACTGGGACCCCAGCaaggaagccgaggaagaagaggaggaggctgctaACGGCAGCGCTGTTGAGGCTGAAACCACTTCACGCCGCAAGGACTACCGTGATGTGATTGTCACCTACGTTGACCCTGCTACTGCGCGAGTGAAGCTGCAACAGATCGGAACCGGTACTTCAGCATTGACAGAACTGATGAGTGCATTCCGATCCTTCCACCTCAACAAGGCAAACGAGAAGCCACTTCCTGGTCCGCCCAAGGCTGGTGAGTTTGTGGCCGCTAAATTCACTGAAGACGACGAGTGGTACCGTGCCAAGGTGCGCCGGAACGACCGCGAGAAGCAACAGGCGGAGGTTGTCTACATTGACTTTGGAAACTCGGAAGTTCTGCCGTGGTCTCGTCTTCGCCCGCTCAGCCAGCCCCAGTTCTCCACCCAGACCCTTCGCCCCCAGGCAGTAGATGCTGTTCTCTCATTCCTCCAGTTCCCTGTCTCTCCCGACTACCTCCAGGATGCAGTTGCTTTCCTCGAAGAACAAACATACAACCGCGAACTTGTCGCGAACGTGGACTACGTTGCTCCTGAGGGAACACTACACGTTACTCTACTCGACCCCTCAGACTCCAAGAACCTCGACCAGAGCATCAACTCTGAGATTTCACGGGAGGGGTTGGCTATGATTCCCCGCAAGTTGAAGGCTTGGGAgcgtgctgctggtgagacACTATCGAATCTCCGTGCTCTGGAAGATGAGGCGAAGCAGGAGCGTCGTGGTATGTGGGAGTATGGAGATTTGACCGAGGATTAA
- a CDS encoding uncharacterized protein (SECRETED:SignalP(1-21)), with protein MFRPIFTVFVALLALMQVTMAAPTTSSDITSLEVTDQDLDLSLVAKSEAQRRSLSPEHVKVARSDANAPLPSHEVTCRTDDRSPQRRYVEEGIRALRAKEGPLVIGEGTSTFEVCDIPVEGRVRNSAIWVCNYTGRDTLTLASYSIIADAAQLLVDQCKREGIFPGIEGEVRFSDGWTVSIHESIF; from the exons ATGTTCCGACCTATCTTCACCGTCTTCGTGGCCTTGCTTGCCCTCATGCAGGTCACCATGGCT GCCCCTACCACCAGCTCCGACATTACCTCACTCGAAGTCACTGACCAGGACTTGGACCTCTCCCTCGTCGCAAAGTCGGAAGCTCAGCGCCGCAGTCTGAGTCCGGAACATGTCAAGGTGGCCAGATCCGATGCCAACGCACCCCTTCCCAGCCATGAGGTTACATGCAGGACCGACGACCGCAGCCCACAGCGCCGGTACGTCGAGGAAGGAATCCGAGCATTGCGCGCCAAAGAAGGCCCACTCGTGATCGGGGAGGGCACGTCGACGTTCGAAGTCTGTGACATACCGGTAGAGGGCCGTGTGAGAAATTCTGCTATTTGGGTGTGCAACTAC ACTGGGAGGGATACCTTGACCCTAGCGTCGTACAGCATCATTGCCGATGCGGCGCAGTTGCTTGTCGATCAGTGCAAGAGGGAAGGTATATTCCCCGGAATTGAAGGTGAAGTCAGATTCTCGGATGGTTGGACAGTAAGCATCCATGAAAGCATCTTTTAG
- a CDS encoding SEC14 family lipid-binding protein (COG:I;~EggNog:ENOG410PKSK;~InterPro:IPR011074,IPR036865,IPR036273,IPR001251;~PFAM:PF00650,PF03765) codes for MPLWRTKSNHSQAESDSAAADPKNDPMASASQAASDAWLAGHLHHLTEEQEGKLTEFKKFCEKEGYYKPGGDGGKPSHDDATMLRFLRARKFDVDGAWGQFKDTEDWRKENAIESLYENIEVDSYDRARRMYPQWTGRRDRRGIPVYVFEIQHLNSKNMAAYNATMENPEATAETHKSSSVPQRLLRLFALYENLLNFVMPLCSQLSRPHPETPIVASTNIVDVGGVGLKQFWNLKGHMQDASVLATAHYPETLDRIFIIGAPAFFPTVWSWIKRWFDPGTTSKIFILSASEVLPTLSSFMDPSSIPKQYGGELDWQWGDMPNLDEPARELVGALETAPEEGQTKPSFIKGPVLFKGDRVDIIGKESGKARESSIPVPKSKLAEEKEAAAAKPEGHEKEQQPAVDESTPATEEKEASEKVTEKPAENGVATKPEGETEPLANTNTSLPTQTVSA; via the exons ATGCCTTTGTGGAGAACCAAATCCAACCACAGCCAAGCGGAGAGCgattccgccgccgccgatcCCAAGAACGACCCCATGGCCTCGGCGTCCCAGGCTGCAAGTGATGCCTGGCTCGCGGGCCACTTGCACCATCTTACCGAGGAACAGGAGGGGAAATTGACTGAGTTCAAGAAATTCTGTGAGAAGGAGGGGTACTATAAACCAGGGGGTGATGGGGGAAAGCCGAGCCATGATGATGCGACGATGCT GCGATTTTTGCGCGCGCGCAAGTTTGACGTGGATGGGGCTTGGGGTCAGTTCAAGGATACGGAGGACTGGCGCAAGGAGAACGCTATCGAGTCTCTGTACGAGAATATTGAAGTGGACTCTTATGACAGGGCAAGAAGAATG TATCCGCAATGGACCGGCCGTCGAGACCGCCGTGGTATTCCGGTGTATGTGTTTGAGATCCAGCATCTGAACAGCAAGAACATGGCTGCATATAACGCGACTATGGAGAATCCGGAAGCGACGGCAGAAACGCACAAGTCTTCTTCAGTTCCTCAGCGTCTCCTACGCCTGTTTGCGCTATACGAGAATCTCCTCAACTTCGTCATGCCGCTTTGCTCGCAATTATCTCGCCCGCATCCAGAGACCCCCATTGTGGCTTCGACGAATATTGTGGatgtcggtggtgttggattGAAGCAGTTCTGGAACCTCAAGGGACACATGCAGGACGCCAGTGTACTTGCGACAGCCCATTACCCCGAGACCCTGGACCGCATTTTC ATCATTGGCGCTCCTGCCTTCTTCCCAACCGTTTGGAGCTGGATCAAGCGTTGGTTCGACCCAGGCACCACTTCGAAGATCTTCATCCTTTCTGCCTCCGAAGTCCTTCCCACTCTCTCCTCGTTCATGGATCCCTCGAGCATTCCCAAGCAATATGGTGGAGAGCTCGACTGGCAATGGGGCGATATGCCCAATCTCGATGAGCCGGCTCGTGAACTTGTCGGCGCGCTTGAAACCGCGCCGGAAGAGGGTCAAACCAAACCGAGCTTCATCAAGGGCCCGGTTCTCTTCAAGGGCGATAGGGTCGATATTATCGGCAAGGAAAGTGGAAAGGCTAGAGAGTCTTCCATTCCCGTTCCCAAGTCCAAGCTcgcggaagagaaagaggccGCTGCGGCCAAACCCGAAGGCCATGAGAAAGAACAGCAACCCGCTGTAGACGAATCTACTCCAGCCactgaagaaaaggaagctTCCGAAAAGGTCACTGAAAAGCCCGCTGAAAATGGCGTTGCGACGAAACCCGAGGGTGAGACTGAACCtctcgccaacaccaacacttCCCTTCCTACTCAGACGGTATCCGCCTGA
- a CDS encoding CORVET complex membrane-binding subunit VPS8 (BUSCO:EOG09260EOI;~COG:U;~EggNog:ENOG410Q572;~InterPro:IPR025941,IPR036322;~PFAM:PF12816;~go_function: GO:0005515 - protein binding [Evidence IEA]) yields MSSTIESRDDWAREDDLDLGQAEDEHLPAAASNGVIEDGIPSENLKDGSIAHIEEDLPDLASQNHVSGKADPVPDEVDSNDVPSSPSTPKPRLAQMGSPDDADDIGSNPDDTPSLRGSIQSSPSSSALAFRGSSPRPSPSPSHRPFDLRFQSRLSSSPGSIRPSSPFLTQIHSRKSSLTSRLSPATFDSDPDVPQDPWEVVRWTKLRKITGQTFSEVGKRNFGSPTCMVVSTSIVIGTSRGIVLVFDYQQNLKGVIGQGTNAVECGAIQSLALSADHSTVAAGHVSGDIFTWEISRPARPFLHIQPIPVNQVETRQSDGHIAGSPVIHLGFLGTRRTALVSADKRGMAFSHLATRGMGAVGRTVKTTRVLGRYPQPTLEISKPRKPSSVLAFSPLPLGNVEQPTDSLGLVAMLTPYLLVIVSTTPVAQTQHKSPRPKEVAAHGAMTGALAWFPAIRLKGKDSQISKTKLVYCWSNVLTVLDVLEVEEDEISSKDRPPSLEFRPRCRWRADEAIVAVQWLSRSVLAVLTITQQLLIVEDHTMRVTNAVDLLNRHIYHVDLFSAQLHSLVEQLNEEDTSMHGVVADAFYMSFRSYKGRLFMLGYNELLIGNLSNWADRLLAIMEAGDFIGALRQATAYYSGNSEKLTVGLPDEDSLRQPIVREKLLEMMSASLKYAFGRNAEAPNDRLERQQLEELAEVSITACVCMADEEFMWDEVFNWYEENESEGAFLDALEPFIVEGTVLSLPPTAVKALINHFGVTHTASQLEEIICLLDTSTMDIDQVTTLCKQHNLYDAFIYVWNRCLGDYVGPLQELIGLTPSEHSVTNGDSVDELKRYTNAMKIFPYLSFILTSRSYPTGNDMDEVEASRAKTALYNYLFSGTHESFSPLEVLLKFDTSSFMSMLNEAFEDSFLNEQDPDEVPHQGVSINRQYLISILLQTMTATAFETSDTIYLDMFIARNLPKYPQYILLSGTTLHQVLERLCRYPNEEMVEDCELSAEYLLSFYHPPDIQQMIPLFRDARFFRILKSTYRSEKQFPELVLTYLEDPNERVKIFICLQDCLRPGSNLGKKQRQAVIGVVEANALDIAAIDVRMAAQTMRDFAPETHATFIKALQDDSYGQYQYLDVIVEQRSLRSLENHQLRPVEDWMVERYVQLLCRHDPTQVANFVDTLREGDIRLEELLPSMEESGVVDAAIILLARQGQVRGAMDRLIAHLKTLESGLVGILQSLQDAPDSATTAEAIEDLLESLNKYAKVGTWLCQGQSKTAKNSRSIERNGGGKNALQQSLSFDEELWLDLLEGVVRIASSVFAQIQGGLANREETTITESTSPLGANAAQLVSSFRTLVQQVFTILLSSTVRTSGPGPATGERNDVAFLRILRAFLTRAARWSPSLLELRAVLASVFSAYTYEKSLLSLANGMLDRDLFVHVDEVTLLRQRGWRPRGQVCEICRQRIWGPGVGAQQWHAWETRQTDLKQHRLARQLEGRADSSSARGKGKAAVVSSPASPPLHPLDGHMDQATSSSATALHEEGAGVTQGPVVVFSCRHLYHRQCLLDIGQSRPARQKQHHGEWETLVCPVCPVHSDQA; encoded by the exons ATGAGCTCCACGATCGAGAGCCGCGATGACTGGGCCCGAGAGGACGACCTCGACTTGGGACAGGCCGAGGACGAACACCTTCCGGCGGCGGCAAGCAATGGCGTTATCGAAGATGGGATTCCATCGGAGAACTTGAAAGATGGCTCAATTGCACATATAGAGGAGGATCTCCCCGATCTGGCCAGCCAGAATCATGTTTCGGGGAAAGCTGACCCTGTCCCCGATGAAGTCGACTCGAATGATGTTccttcgtcgccgtcgacccCGAAGCCCCGTCTCGCGCAGATGGGGTCGCCTGATGACGCTGATGATATTGGCTCTAATCCGGATGATACACCGTCGTTGCGG GGATCTATTCAATCGTCGCCAAGTAGTAGTGCGCTCGCATTTCGTGGCTCCTCCCCTcgacccagtcccagtccgTCGCATCGTCCCTTTGACCTTCGGTTCCAGTCGAGGCTGTCTTCATCGCCCGGTAGCATTCGGCCGTCATCGCCCTTCCTTACACAGATCCACTCGCGAAAGTCCTCCCTGACAAGCCGGTTATCTCCGGCCACCTTTGACTCTGACCCCGATGTACCCCAGGATCCTTGGGAGGTTGTGCGCTGGACAAAATTAAGAAAGATAACGGGACAGACATTCTCGGAGGTTGGCAAGCGGAATTTTGGCTCTCCTACGTGCATGGTAGTCTCTACCTCTATCGTTATTGGGACCTCAAGAGGAATTGTCCTGGTGTTTGATTACCAGCAAAACTTAAAGGGTGTTATTGGGCAAGGAACAAACG CTGTCGAATGCGGAGCGATCCAGTCGTTGGCGCTGTCTGCGGATCATTCCACTGTCGCCGCAGGCCATGTTTCGGGGGATATATTCACATGGGAGATATCGAGGCCCGCACGACCTTTCCTTCACATCCAGCCCATACCAGTAAACCAGGTTGAGACACGGCAATCCGACGGCCACATTGCGGGATCGCCGGTCATACATTTGGGATTCCTAGGAACGAGGCGCACTGCACTGGTTTCCGCTGACAAGCGAGGAATGGCTTTTTCCCATTTAGCGACCCGCGGTATGGGTGCAGTCGGCCGGACGGTGAAAACAACACGGGTACTAGGCCGCTATCCCCAGCCAACGTTAGAGATCAGCAAACCGCGGAAACCAAGTTCTGTACTCGCATTCTCGCCTCTTCCCCTGGGGAATGTCGAGCAGCCGACGGATTCTCTTGGCTTGGTTGCCATGCTTACGCCGTATCTCCTGGTTATAGTTTCTACAACACCGGTGGCGCAGACTCAACACAAATCGCCGCGTCCGAAAGAGGTCGCCGCCCATGGAGCGATGACGGGCGCGCTTGCATGGTTTCCAGCTATCAGGCTGAAGGGGAAGGATTCGCAAATCTCCAAGACGAAACTCGTTTATTGCTGGTCAAACGTGCTGACCGTATTGGATGTTCttgaggtggaggaggatgaaatATCATCAAAGGACCGCCCTCCCAGTTTAGAGTTCCGTCcgcgatgcagatggagaGCCGATGAGGCTATTGTGGCCGTTCAGTGGTTGAGTCGTTCGGTGTTGGCGGTTCTTACTATCACGCAGCAATTACTCATTGTAGAAGACCATACAATGCGCGTGACCAATGCTGTTGATCTTCTCAACCGACATATCTACCATGTTGATCTGTTCTCAGCTCAGCTCCACTCACTAGTTGAGCAGTTGAATGAAGAGGATACCTCCATGCATGGGGTTGTGGCCGATGCTTTTTATATGAGCTTCCGCTCTTACAAGGGGCGATTGTTTATGCTCGGCTATAACGAACTTCTAATTGGCAACCTTTCGAACTGGGCGGACAGGCTGCTTGCGATCATGGAAGCTGGCGATTTTATCGGAGCCCTTCGCCAAGCTACAGCCTATTATAGCGGAAATTCGGAGAAGCTTACTGTCGGACTTCCCGACGAAGACTCCTTAAGACAACCTATTGTGCGGGAAAAACTCCTTGAAATGATGTCTGCTTCATTGAAGTATGCCTTTGGACGTAATGCGGAGGCACCCAATGACCGACTCGAGCGTCAACAGTTAGAAGAACTGGCTGAAGTATCTATTACGGCTTGTGTCTGCATGGCCGACGAGGAGTTCATGTGGGATGAGGTCTTCAATTGGTATGAGGAGAATGAATCCGAAGGGGCCTTCCTCGATGCGCTGGAGCCATTCATTGTTGAGGGGACAGTGCTATCTCTACCCCCAACTGCTGTTAAAGCCCTGATCAACCACTTTGGCGTTACTCATACAGCCAGTCAACTGGAAGAGATCATTTGTCTGCTTGACACTAGCACGATGGACATCGACCAGGTGACCACGCTCTGCAAGCAGCACAATCTCTACGATGCGTTCATATATGTCTGGAATCGATGTCTAGGAGACTACGTCGGCCCGTTGCAGGAATTAATCGGTCTCACTCCTTCCGAACATTCCGTGACCAATGGCGATTCGGTGGATGAACTCAAGCGCTACACGAATGCGATGAAAATATTCCCATACCTCTCTTTCATCCTCACATCCCGTTCATACCCGACGGGAAACGATATGGACGAGGTCGAAGCCTCTCGAGCAAAGACCGCCTTGTACAACTATCTGTTCTCTGGAACGCATGAATCCTTCTCGCCGCTCGAGGTACTATTGAAATTCGACACGTCTAGTTTCATGAGTATGTTGAATGAAGCGTTCGAGGATAGCTTCTTGAATGAGCAGGATCCAGATGAGGTTCCTCATCAAGGAGTTTCAATCAATCGACAGTATCTGATTagcattcttcttcaaacCATGACTGCGACTGCTTTTGAGACCTCCGACACGATCTACCTGGATATGTTCATTGCTCGGAATCTCCCCAAATACCCGCAATACATACTGCTTTCTGGCACCACCCTGCATCAAGTTCTCGAACGCCTGTGCCGATATCCaaatgaggagatggtggaagacTGCGAATTGAGCGCAGAGTATCTTTTGTCCTTCTACCATCCGCCAGACATCCAGCAGATGATCCCACTCTTCCGAGATGCACGGTTTTTTAGGATCCTCAAATCCACTTATCGGTCTGAGAAACAGTTTCCAGAACTCGTACTCACGTACCTGGAAGATCCAAACGAGCGGGTTAAAATATTTATCTGTCTTCAAGACTGTCTCCGCCCTGGCTCTAACTTGGGTAAGAAGCAAAGACAGGCTGTCATTGGCGTGGTTGAGGCCAATGCCCTCGATATCGCTGCGATAGACGTTCGCATGGCGGCGCAAACTATGCGTGATTTCGCTCCAGAGACCCATGCGACGTTTATCAAGGCGTTACAAGACGATAGTTACGGCCAGTATCAATATCTGGATGTCATTGTCGAGCAACGATCACTCCGCTCGCTAGAAAACCACCAGTTACGACCGGTTGAAGACTGGATGGTTGAGCGTTACGTACAACTGCTCTGCAGGCACGATCCTACCCAGGTAGCCAACTTTGTGGACACGCTCAGGGAGGGAGACATAAGACTGGAGGAACTACTTCCCTCTATGGAGGAAAGTGGGGTGGTGGACGCTGCTATTATCCTCCTGGCTAGGCAGGGGCAAGTGAGAGGGGCGATGGACCGTCTCATCGCCCACCTGAAGACACTTGAGTCAGGGCTGGTGGGGATTCTACAGAGTTTGCAGGATGCTCCAGACTCGGCTACTACGGCCGAAGCAATTGAAGATCTTTTGGAATCCCTGAACAAATATGCGAAGGTTGGAACGTGGCTTTGCCAAGGCCAAAGCAAAACGGCCAAGAATTCGCGTAGCATCGAACGGAACGGTGGGGGCAAGAATGCCTTGCAGCAGTCACTGTCCTTTGACGAGGAGCTTTGGCTTGACTTGCTCGAAGGTGTTGTTCGTATCGCCAGTAGCGTCTTTGCGCAGATTCAGGGGGGCCTGGCGAATCGAGAAGAGACAACAATCACAGAGTCGACGTCCCCCCTGGGTGCTAACGCTGCTCAGCTCGTCTCATCGTTTCGAACCCTGGTGCAGCAGGTCTTTACCATACTACTTTCGAGCACAGTTCGAACTAGTGGTCCAGGTCCAGCAACAGGCGAACGCAACGATGTCGCTTTCCTTCGTATCCTACGCGCCTTCTTAACTAGGGCAGCGCGTTGGTCTCCATCGCTTCTTGAGTTACGAGCTGTCCTTGCATCCGTGTTCTCAGCCTACACTTATGAGAAATCACTGCTATCCCTGGCCAACGGAATGCTAGATCGCGATCTGTTTGTCCATGTTGACGAGGTGACACTATTACGCCAAAGGGGATGGCGGCCTCGTGGCCAAGTTTGCGAAATCTGCCGGCAGCGTATCTGGGGTCCCGGAGTCGGTGCTCAGCAATGGCATGCTTGGGAGACACGTCAAACTGATTTGAAACAGCACCGCCTCGCGCGGCAGTTAGAAGGCCGGGCTGACTCGTCTTCAGCTcgaggaaaagggaaagCTGCAGTAGTCTCCTCCCCCGCCAGTCCGCCGTTGCACCCCCTAGATGGGCACATGGACCAGGCCACGAGCAGTTCTGCAACGGCTCTTCATGAAGAGGGGGCTGGCGTGACCCAGGGACCGGTGGTTGTCTTCTCCTGCCGACACCTCTACCATCGCCAGTGTCTGCTGGATATCGGTCAGTCACGCCCAGCTCGACAGAAACAACATCACGGTGAATGGGAGACGTTGGTCTGTCCTGTTTGTCCTGTACATAGCGACCAAGCATAA